The window GCACTGGGGCCTGGGGAGAAACAGGAAAAAAGTGTCCATCGGGGTCCATGACCTTAAAAATGTGAAGTCTCCTTTCCGCTATATGGCAGTAGATCCCGAATTCGAGTTCGTGCCTCTCGATTACACTGAAAAGATGAGCATGACGGAAATTCTGGATAAGCACCCGAAAGGCACAAGGTTTGCCCATCTCGTAAGGGGTTTTGACAAATACCCGATCATCCTGGACGCAAGTGACAATGTGCTGTCCTTCCCGCCCATCATTAACGGTACACTTACGTCCGTAACCGAAAGCACAACCGACCTGTTCATTGATGTCACAGGCCTCGGGGAAGCTGTCTACACGGCTTTGAATATTGTTGTTACTGCCCTTGCAGAAAGGGGAGGGCAGATCGAGTTTGTGAGGCTAATCCGTCCAGGGGGCGAAGAACTTGTCCTGCCTGACCTTGAGCCCAAAACCCGGCTGCTCACCACAGGCGAGGTAAAAGCCCTTATAGGCATGGAATTCTCAGTTGAAGAGATCGTAAAACAGCTTGAAAGGATGCGCTTTGGAGCACGCGCCCTTGATGAGAAAACCGTTGAGGTAAAGGTGCCGGCTTACAGGGCAGATATCCTGCACAACTATGACCTTGTAGAGGACATTGCCAAAGGATACGGCTATGAGAATATCAAAGTAAGTGTCCCTGAAACATATACCGCAGGCAAGTCCCACCCGATTTCCCTTATGCGGGCTCCAGTAAATGAAATAATGGTCGGGCTTGGCTATTATGAGGTTATGCCTTTTACGCTTACCAGCGAAAAGGTCAACTTTGAAAATATGCGCAGGCAAAAGACTGATGACGTTACATACGTGCTTCACCCGATCAGCGAAGACCAGACAATGCTCAGGACAACCGTGCTTCCTAACCTTTTGGAAATCCTTGCCTTAAACCAGCACAGGGAACTCCCGCAGAAAATCTTCGAGTTCGGAGAAGTTGTAAGCAATGAAATAACTGGTCAGCACGTAGCTGCAGTCTCGATCCACCCGCAGGCAAACTTCACCGAGATCTATGAGGTTGTGGACGCTTTCATGAGGGAAATGATGCTTCCCTATGAGGTAAAAGAGTCCGAAGACCCGGCTTTTCTTGAAGGCAGGCGGGCAGATGTTTATGTCAACGGCAAAAAACTCGGAGTCTTTGGAGAACTCCACCCCGAAGTAATTAACAACTTCGCACTCGGATACGCCGTTGTCGGGTTTGAGCTTGACCTGAATGACCTTATAGGTAAAAATTAAAATTAAAAATAGAACTAAAAATAAAAATATAACTAAAAATAAAAATAGAAACTAAATTTCAGTTAAGAGGATGAAGAGGTAACTTTCCTCTCCTCTTCTTTCCTTTACGAAAAACGAAGGCAGAATGCCCGTTACTGTTCTCTCAGCATCTTTTCCATTTCCGCTGCAATTTTCCGGACCTCGGGAATTTCATCAGTTTCAGCCAGCCTGTACGCAAGCTCAAGCATCCTTTCTCTCAGGAAGTCCAGGTCTTCAAGGGCAAAGGAAAGTTCTTCTACCAGGGCTCCCAGGCTTTTTGTTTCGAGGAACCCGGAGAGTTTTTCAGGGTCTGCTTTTATCAGGAAGAGAGCTTCAGGGGAGTTAAAGTCCACATTATATTCTTCTTCAAAGGCCCCTTTTAGAGAGGTTTTGAGCCACCTGACCTTTCTGATATGGCTGATAAAGTCAGTGAGCTGCCTGTATTCGTAGTTCCCTGTAACTTTTCCTATCAGCACCTCATTTCTGGTCTTGAGGGGGACTGTTACAAGGTCTCCTTTCTTTATTTTTGTAATGAAAGAGCAGATCTCCCCTGCCCAGGTTTCGGAACGCTCTTCCCGCATGCCGGGATATTTCTCGAGTATGAGTTTCTTTACCTGCTCTTCGTTTTTAATATTCGATAAATCCGGGAACTCAGCTCCTCCGATGGTAATTATACTGTCTTCCAGAATTATCTCTTCGTCTTCTAAAGTGCCTGCGGCTTTGAGCAACCATAGCTTCATGACCTGTCTCCAATTTTATTATTAATCTGATAATTTTTACTTATTGCATGAACATTTTCGTTTCTTGCATGATCATTTTATTCCAATCAGAATAATCTATTTGATTAACCTTTAAATATACCCAGATAACTTTTAAGTTTATTGTATTTACTTTGAAGGTAATCCTGATGACTTTTTTTGACCTTTGATCTTCTACAGATCCGTACATCTTTTTTGCTAATTAACTGTTTCCCGCAGTCCGGGTATTCCCCGGAAAACTCTTTTAAGTTTGCCTCCCAGGTACAGGTATGGGCAAAAAGGTCTTTGTCGGGGTTGACGGTTGTAGAGCTGGCTGGTTTGCAGTTTATCTCGAAGGAGAAAATAAGAGTGACTGTAGCTGGAAAGTTGAAATTTTCCCGGAGTTCTCATTCCTTGTTGATTTTTTGAAAAATAATTATGGACAGGCAGAACCCCTTATTCTTATTGACATTCCAATTGGCTTGAAAACGGGAAGTGGAGAGCGACTTTCTGATCTTGGAGCCCGCAGCCTCCTGAAGGCACGAAAATCGAGTATATTTCCTGTACCCTGCAGGGAAGCAATTTATGCGGAAACCTATAAAGAAGCCTGTGATGTCAATGAAAGGCTCACTGGAAAACGCATCTCAAAACAGGCATGGAACATAGTCCCAAAAATCCGGGACGTGGACAGGTTCCTGGTTGAAAACAAAAATTTAAGGGAAAAGGTCAGAGAAGTCGGGCCGGAAATCTGTTTCCAGACTTTTGAAGGCTTTCCTATGAAATACCCTAAAAAGAAAGTTGAAGGTTTTCTTGAAAGAAAGGAAGCCCTGGGTAATGTCTGCACATTTACAGATGAAGTCGTCGAATCTGCTCTTTCAAATTACAGGCGAAAGGATCTGGCAAAAGACGATATTCTGGATGCCCTTGCAGCTGCACTCACTGCAAAAATGGGGAGCATTTATGGGTTTACGTATGTACCAGATGAGCCTGAAACTGATAGCAAAGGGCTGAAAATCCAGATGGTTTACTGCGAATGTAAGGAATTTATAGTTCATAAAAATACAGAATTAACTTTGAGAGGTTCAGAGTAAAAAACTGGTTTAAAAGCTAGTTTAAAAGCTGGGTTTAAAAGCTGGGTTTAAAAGCTGGTTTAAAAAGCTGGTTAACTGAAATTTTAAAAAAGTTCAAAAGCCTGGCTTTTCTTCCAGTGATTCAGTCACCTTTATGCAGTGCCAAAAAAGCTCTTTTCCCCAGGCTAAAGCTTTTTTTTCGGTGGATATAAGTATCTGGTCCCTCAATTTGCCATCTTTTTCGAAAAGTTTAAGCGCAAGGAACCTGTCAGTTACAACAATTGAGGGGATAGGTGCGGATTTTCTGCAGACAAATATTTTTAAATTCTTATTTTTAGACAGCTTGTCAGCTTCTTCCGGAAAACTGGAAAATAAGCGCTCTATAACATTTTCGGTCATGCAGAGAACATGCTTTGTGCCATTTTCCGCAATGCCTGCATAAAGGGAAGGGGCTTCCGGATGGAAGTAGGATACAAAAGTAAAGACATCTTTTGAACTCAGGAGTTCTTCCATGAAAGCCCTGGGGGTTTCAAAAAGATGTTCCGCATCAGGCTCAAGCAGTTCACAGTGCCCAAGTTCGTCAATCCTCTCCAGAAGGAAATATGGAATCCGGGTTAAATCACGGGTCTTCCAGTAGTCTTCATTGACTTCAAAAACCTCAATTGTATTCAGGAGAGGCTCCATATTTTCAACTATTATTTTTCCGATTTCGGACAACCTGTAAACTTTCTTTTCCTCAATTATCAGGTGAGCATCTCTCATTTTTTTAATATGAGGTTGGATCGAACCGGCATCTACGTTGAGCAACTCTTTGATTGTATCAATATCTTCTGGTTTTTCCCTCAGGAGTAATAAAAGCTCTTTTCTTCTTTTGGAAAAGAGGATGAGATTAATAAGTGACTGTTTCATCCACTCGCCTGCAGTTTACATTGTTACTTCGATATAATGCCCTAAAAACTTGTTCATTTTTGAGCATAATTACCCTTCAGTATTTATATGAATTTTTAAATACATCTTATATCAAATATTAGAAGTTTCTGGTTAATGATGGGCTATCGCAGGGATCACTTGAAACACTCATGTTTAAAATATGTAAACTTCAATAAAAATCATAATATCTAAGAGAAAAATTAGAATTCAGTCTAAATAAGAAGGGTAGAAAGAAAGGGAAATAAAAAAGAATAAAAAGTCAAAAAGGAATAAATAAAAAACAGAAGAAGAAAATAGTAACTTGAGGAATATTTATTCTTATTGGAGTTGTTAGACCACTGGATATAAAAATATACTTTTGTAGAAAATGTACATGCTCAAAAGAATCTGCGTCCACTTTTGAGAACTTAACCGAAGATTTAACCGAAGATTTAACCGAAGATTTAACCGAAGATTTAACCGAAGATTTAACCGAAGATTTAACCGAAGATTTAACCGAAGATTTAACCGAAGATTTAACCGAAGATTTAACCGAAGATTTAACTGAGCACTCCGCCAGCACTTTTAATAGCACTTTTAATAATAGTTCTGTTGAGAGTTCAGTTGCAGACTTTAGTAACAATCAAATCGGGATCAACAACCCGATCAAAAATTCAATCGGAATGGAGTTTGTCCCTGTCTCTGCAGGGGAATTTGATATGGGTTCGCCTTCCCGTGAAAAGCGCAGAAAGCTCTGGGAAAGCCCTGTACACAGGGTATCGATAAAAAAACCCTTTTACCTGGGCAGGTATCCGGTTACACAGGAACAGTGGAGTAAAGTGATGGGAAATTCCCTTTCCTATTTAAGGGGTGAAAAGTATCCGGTTGAAACTGTTTCCTGGGAAGAGGCGCAGGCTTTTATCCGAAAACTTAATGCCGTTGAAAATACTGGCGAAAAAAGCTCGGTTTACCGCCTCCCCACGGAAGCCGAGTGGGAATACGCAGCAAGGGCAGGAACCACAGGCAGCTACTTCTTCGGCGCCGACGAAACCAAACTCACAGAATATGCCTGGTTTCTCAAGAACTCAGGACTTGAAACTCATCCAGTCGGTTTGAAGAAGCCCAATCCCTGGGGACTTTATGATATCTACGGAAATGTAGGGGAGTGGGTGCAGGACGAATACCACATCAACTACAAAGGAGCGCCTTCAGACGGCAGAGCCTGGGAGAGTTCTTTGTCAAGTGTATCTATTCCTGTACGGATAAGAAAGGGTGGGGGCTGGAACGGAAATGCAGGATGCTGCAGGTCGG is drawn from Methanosarcina lacustris Z-7289 and contains these coding sequences:
- the pheT gene encoding phenylalanine--tRNA ligase subunit beta, which gives rise to MPVITLHYEDLEKLTGIDKETIIKRVPMIGADIERIEDESVDIEFFPDRPDLYSVEGAARAMRGFLDLETGLSEYAIKPYEVSISVSEDILKIRPFLGCAVVRGVKFTSSSIKSLMDLQEDLHWGLGRNRKKVSIGVHDLKNVKSPFRYMAVDPEFEFVPLDYTEKMSMTEILDKHPKGTRFAHLVRGFDKYPIILDASDNVLSFPPIINGTLTSVTESTTDLFIDVTGLGEAVYTALNIVVTALAERGGQIEFVRLIRPGGEELVLPDLEPKTRLLTTGEVKALIGMEFSVEEIVKQLERMRFGARALDEKTVEVKVPAYRADILHNYDLVEDIAKGYGYENIKVSVPETYTAGKSHPISLMRAPVNEIMVGLGYYEVMPFTLTSEKVNFENMRRQKTDDVTYVLHPISEDQTMLRTTVLPNLLEILALNQHRELPQKIFEFGEVVSNEITGQHVAAVSIHPQANFTEIYEVVDAFMREMMLPYEVKESEDPAFLEGRRADVYVNGKKLGVFGELHPEVINNFALGYAVVGFELDLNDLIGKN
- a CDS encoding helix-turn-helix transcriptional regulator, with amino-acid sequence MKQSLINLILFSKRRKELLLLLREKPEDIDTIKELLNVDAGSIQPHIKKMRDAHLIIEEKKVYRLSEIGKIIVENMEPLLNTIEVFEVNEDYWKTRDLTRIPYFLLERIDELGHCELLEPDAEHLFETPRAFMEELLSSKDVFTFVSYFHPEAPSLYAGIAENGTKHVLCMTENVIERLFSSFPEEADKLSKNKNLKIFVCRKSAPIPSIVVTDRFLALKLFEKDGKLRDQILISTEKKALAWGKELFWHCIKVTESLEEKPGF
- a CDS encoding DUF429 domain-containing protein, which encodes MGKKVFVGVDGCRAGWFAVYLEGENKSDCSWKVEIFPEFSFLVDFLKNNYGQAEPLILIDIPIGLKTGSGERLSDLGARSLLKARKSSIFPVPCREAIYAETYKEACDVNERLTGKRISKQAWNIVPKIRDVDRFLVENKNLREKVREVGPEICFQTFEGFPMKYPKKKVEGFLERKEALGNVCTFTDEVVESALSNYRRKDLAKDDILDALAAALTAKMGSIYGFTYVPDEPETDSKGLKIQMVYCECKEFIVHKNTELTLRGSE
- a CDS encoding restriction endonuclease — translated: MKLWLLKAAGTLEDEEIILEDSIITIGGAEFPDLSNIKNEEQVKKLILEKYPGMREERSETWAGEICSFITKIKKGDLVTVPLKTRNEVLIGKVTGNYEYRQLTDFISHIRKVRWLKTSLKGAFEEEYNVDFNSPEALFLIKADPEKLSGFLETKSLGALVEELSFALEDLDFLRERMLELAYRLAETDEIPEVRKIAAEMEKMLREQ
- a CDS encoding formylglycine-generating enzyme family protein; its protein translation is MEFVPVSAGEFDMGSPSREKRRKLWESPVHRVSIKKPFYLGRYPVTQEQWSKVMGNSLSYLRGEKYPVETVSWEEAQAFIRKLNAVENTGEKSSVYRLPTEAEWEYAARAGTTGSYFFGADETKLTEYAWFLKNSGLETHPVGLKKPNPWGLYDIYGNVGEWVQDEYHINYKGAPSDGRAWESSLSSVSIPVRIRKGGGWNGNAGCCRSAERLFAAQDRKLNSLGFRIVKEV